In Sedimentibacter sp. MB31-C6, one genomic interval encodes:
- the addA gene encoding helicase-exonuclease AddAB subunit AddA → MKWTPNQKKIIDLRNKNILVSAAAGSGKTSVLVERIIKLVINEEEDIDKFLIVTFTNAAANGMKQKIQKSLLESLQKGEGKKEHLRNQINQLNKSNISTIHSFCIDVVRKNFHVIGIDPSFRIGDINEVDILMQESIDEVLEKAYVEKSEDFIKLVEGFTKNRGDSELYDIIKDAYKFILSFPDPLIWLKDSINMLTVSEDDISESLWLKAVKDYANLLLGGATEALLSAKYICDDIDGPYPYVDAIDEDIRNLNSLQSLVESNFQSFINAVHNVEFPKLKQIRGKTKEDISPDKQEKVKSLRDDYKKIIGSIKKYIPNKKLKEFAEDINYMYEPMNALYNIIADLSETFKNKKLDKAIADFNDVEHYALQILRDPEIGERYKKKFKYIFIDEYQDSNSLQEELISQIKRENNLFMVGDVKQSIYRFRLADPSIFNEKSNSYPNFEDNSLNIRIDLNQNFRSRKEILESINYIFCNIMSRKLGEVDYTEEVFLNSGAVFNEDDDKSTEIYLIDKNSKSDEEIDDEIKSLKTAELEAYFTVEKVKELLEQKTYNPIKKESRDIELKDIVILMRSVSNWAGIFEEIFSDEGIPFYYDGGAGYLETIEIQVMLNLLKIIDNIRQDIPLLSVMRSPIGNFTTEDLVKIRVLNPKYNYIDAVYDYKNKVNDSLAEKLDKFISKLEGWKKRSRYAHLSDFIWEILMETGYYYFVGVLPRGNMRQANLRLLTDKAYEFEKTSMSGLFNFLRYIEKLNISSGDMGTAKTLGENDNVVRLMSVHKSKGLEFPVVIMCGLNKRFNKTDTTKNILKHKIYGVAPKYINPTERIYKETFSRIAIKNVIKLENLSEEMRVLYVAMTRAVDKLLLIGTIDNLETKVKKWQKGPSLYNIYSEDSYLDWICTCLFKEKTLDDVEEIIKDDNNYKIGENENFSKWKINKIDLFNIKKKDNGSINVKDQRLKEIMDFKVNKNSKMTEEINNRLNFQYFFNKSINVPTKLSVTDIKVLQEEKLDRINYKIPTLRNIPQFKEEDFTKAEIGTIVHFVMQHLLLNKGLSFEEISFQINNMVAKKMLTDKEAAIVEVEKIVHFFNTDIGKRMLHSNYVKREVPFVIKKKAKEILCSLDEKDIILIQGIIDCFFYEDGEVVIVDYKTDDISQFGVEKVKNEYKLQILYYKEAVEKITNKKVKACYLYLFDLGEAVEIIE, encoded by the coding sequence ATGAAATGGACTCCTAATCAAAAAAAGATTATTGATTTAAGAAATAAAAATATACTTGTATCTGCAGCTGCTGGTTCAGGTAAAACATCCGTATTAGTAGAACGTATTATTAAGTTAGTAATTAACGAAGAAGAAGATATAGATAAGTTTCTTATAGTAACATTTACAAATGCTGCTGCCAATGGTATGAAACAAAAAATTCAAAAATCACTACTTGAATCATTACAAAAAGGTGAAGGAAAAAAAGAACATCTTAGAAATCAGATAAATCAATTGAATAAATCCAATATTTCTACAATACATTCGTTTTGTATAGATGTTGTGAGGAAAAACTTTCATGTTATAGGGATAGATCCTAGTTTTCGAATAGGAGATATTAATGAAGTTGATATTTTGATGCAAGAGTCTATAGATGAAGTTTTAGAAAAGGCTTATGTTGAAAAATCAGAAGATTTTATTAAGCTAGTTGAAGGATTTACCAAAAATAGAGGAGATTCTGAGTTATATGACATTATAAAGGATGCTTATAAATTTATATTAAGTTTTCCAGACCCATTAATTTGGTTAAAAGATTCAATTAATATGCTTACTGTATCTGAGGATGATATATCTGAAAGTTTGTGGTTAAAAGCTGTTAAAGATTATGCTAATTTGCTTTTAGGAGGAGCAACTGAAGCTTTGCTATCAGCAAAATATATTTGTGATGATATAGATGGTCCATATCCCTATGTTGATGCGATAGATGAAGATATAAGAAACTTAAATAGTTTACAATCTTTAGTAGAATCTAACTTTCAAAGTTTTATTAATGCAGTTCATAATGTTGAGTTTCCTAAATTAAAACAAATAAGAGGAAAAACAAAGGAAGATATAAGTCCAGATAAGCAGGAGAAAGTTAAATCATTAAGGGATGATTATAAAAAAATAATTGGTAGTATAAAAAAATATATTCCAAATAAAAAATTAAAAGAATTTGCAGAAGATATAAATTATATGTATGAACCTATGAATGCTTTATATAATATTATTGCTGATTTAAGTGAAACTTTTAAAAATAAAAAATTAGATAAAGCAATAGCAGATTTTAATGATGTTGAGCATTATGCTTTGCAAATTTTAAGGGACCCTGAAATAGGAGAAAGATATAAAAAGAAGTTTAAATATATTTTTATAGATGAATATCAAGACAGCAATAGTTTACAAGAAGAATTAATAAGTCAAATTAAGAGAGAAAATAATTTATTCATGGTTGGTGATGTTAAGCAAAGTATATATCGATTTAGACTTGCTGACCCAAGTATATTTAATGAAAAAAGTAATAGTTATCCAAATTTTGAAGATAATAGTTTAAATATAAGGATAGATTTGAATCAAAACTTTCGAAGCAGAAAGGAAATTTTAGAGAGTATTAATTATATTTTTTGTAATATTATGTCTCGAAAATTAGGGGAGGTGGATTATACAGAGGAAGTATTTTTAAATTCAGGTGCAGTATTTAATGAAGATGATGATAAAAGTACAGAGATTTATTTGATTGACAAAAATTCTAAATCTGATGAAGAAATAGACGATGAAATTAAGTCTTTAAAAACTGCTGAGTTAGAAGCATACTTTACAGTTGAAAAAGTTAAAGAACTACTTGAACAAAAAACATATAATCCAATTAAAAAGGAATCTAGAGATATTGAACTTAAAGATATTGTGATTCTCATGAGGTCTGTATCAAATTGGGCTGGAATTTTCGAAGAAATTTTCAGTGATGAGGGAATTCCTTTTTACTATGATGGTGGTGCAGGTTATTTAGAAACAATCGAAATTCAGGTGATGCTAAATTTATTGAAAATTATCGATAATATTAGGCAGGACATACCTTTGTTAAGCGTTATGAGGTCTCCAATAGGTAATTTTACAACTGAGGATCTTGTAAAAATAAGGGTTTTAAATCCTAAATATAATTATATAGATGCAGTGTATGATTATAAAAATAAAGTAAATGATTCTTTAGCTGAAAAGTTAGATAAATTTATTTCAAAACTGGAAGGCTGGAAAAAAAGAAGTAGATATGCTCATTTAAGTGATTTTATATGGGAAATTCTAATGGAAACTGGATATTACTATTTTGTTGGAGTTCTGCCAAGAGGAAATATGAGGCAGGCAAATTTAAGATTACTTACTGATAAAGCTTATGAATTTGAAAAGACATCAATGAGTGGATTGTTTAATTTTCTTAGATATATTGAAAAATTAAATATCTCATCAGGAGATATGGGTACAGCAAAAACATTGGGAGAAAATGATAATGTAGTAAGACTTATGTCTGTACATAAGAGTAAAGGCTTAGAATTTCCAGTTGTAATAATGTGTGGTCTTAATAAACGATTTAATAAAACAGATACTACTAAAAACATTTTAAAGCATAAAATTTATGGTGTAGCACCAAAGTATATAAATCCTACAGAGCGTATATATAAAGAGACTTTTTCAAGGATTGCTATAAAAAATGTAATAAAATTAGAAAATTTGTCTGAAGAAATGAGGGTGCTTTATGTTGCTATGACAAGAGCTGTAGATAAACTTCTTTTAATAGGAACTATTGATAATTTGGAGACAAAGGTAAAAAAATGGCAAAAAGGTCCATCCCTATACAACATTTATTCTGAGGATTCATATTTAGATTGGATTTGTACCTGTTTGTTTAAGGAAAAGACTTTAGATGATGTTGAGGAAATAATTAAGGATGACAATAATTATAAAATTGGAGAAAATGAAAACTTTTCTAAGTGGAAGATAAACAAAATTGATTTATTTAATATTAAGAAGAAAGATAATGGGTCAATAAATGTTAAAGACCAGCGATTAAAAGAAATAATGGACTTTAAAGTTAATAAAAATAGTAAGATGACGGAAGAAATAAACAATCGATTAAATTTCCAGTATTTTTTTAACAAATCTATTAATGTACCAACTAAACTTTCAGTCACTGACATAAAAGTATTACAAGAAGAAAAGTTAGATAGGATTAATTATAAAATACCTACCTTAAGAAATATTCCTCAATTTAAGGAAGAAGATTTTACTAAGGCTGAAATTGGTACTATTGTACATTTTGTAATGCAACATTTATTATTAAATAAGGGATTATCTTTCGAAGAAATATCATTTCAAATAAATAATATGGTAGCAAAAAAAATGCTTACAGATAAAGAAGCTGCTATTGTTGAAGTAGAAAAGATTGTACATTTTTTCAATACAGATATTGGTAAACGAATGTTACATTCTAATTATGTAAAGAGAGAAGTTCCATTTGTTATTAAAAAGAAAGCCAAAGAAATATTGTGTTCATTAGATGAAAAAGATATAATTTTAATTCAAGGAATAATTGACTGCTTTTTTTATGAAGATGGAGAGGTTGTTATCGTTGATTATAAAACAGATGATATATCTCAATTTGGCGTAGAAAAAGTCAAGAATGAATACAAGTTACAAATACTATATTATAAAGAGGCAGTAGAAAAAATTACAAATAAAAAAGTAAAAGCATGTTATTTATATTTGTTTGATTTAGGTGAAGCAGTGGAGATTATAGAATGA